The genomic interval agcaagagaaactgatataaaaataaacagacagccaactaaatgggaaatgatattttcaaacaacagctcagataagggcctaatttccaaaatttacaaagaactcataaaactcaacaacaaacaaacaaacaatccaataaaaaaatgggaagaagacatgaatagacacttctcccaggaagagatacaaatggccaacagatatatgaaaaaatgctcagcttcattagttattagggaaatgcaaatcaaaactacaatgagataccacctcacacctgttagattagctatgatcaacaagacgggtaatagcaaatgttggagaggctgtggagaaaaaggaaccctcattcactgttggtgggactgtaaggtagtacaaccattatggaggaaagtatggtggttcctcaaaaaactgcaaatagaactaccttatgacccagcaatccctctactgggtatatacccccaaaactcagaaacattgatacgtgaagacacatgtagccccatgttcattgcagcactgttcacagtggccaagacatggaaacaaccaaaaagcccttcaatagaagactggataaagaagatgtggcacatatacactatggaatactactcagccataagaaacgatgacatcagatcatttacagcaaaatggtgggatcttgataacattataaggagtgaaataagtaaatcagaaaaaaacaagaactacatgattccatacattggtggaacataaaaatgagactaagagacatggacaagagtgtggtggttaccaggggtggggggagggaggacagggggagagttagggggagggggaggggcacagagaactagatagagggtggcgaaggacaatctgactttgggcgaggggtatgcaacataatttaatgacaaaataacctagacatgttttctttgaatatatgtaccctgatttattaatgtcatcccattaccattaataaaaatttatttaaaaaaaaaaaaaaaaaaaaaaaaagacttggtttcCGTAGATTGAATTGGTACCCTAATTTTAATTTGTAAGTTTAAAATTTAGTCAAATTGttaaaattgctttaaaagaGCACCATGGTAGTGTCTTTGCCTTGGATTGAATTCAGATAGGAAAAGTGTCCTTACTACCTAAGCATTTGCTAGCCTTTTGTGAATTTGGCCTAGTTTCATCTATAAACTGGGTTAGTTGGACCAACAGCAGATGTACACCTTTGAAACTTTATGATACCAGTGGAAAGTGATGCTTAGAGATAGATTGATTGCTAGGAAATAGTAAGGCATTGGAGAAGAAACTTTGCCAATAGCAGATGATAAGAACGAATGCCACTAGGGTTTTCATGCTTTGAGTTGCTGCATTGGAGATGATGCTGTCTTTGCAGACATTTGAATAGAGTATTCTGCTAATGGTGACTCACCTGAAGCTAGTATGATATTCTCTTCTTGTATCTTTCAAACTGGAATGTTTATATACCCTTCAGGGCAGTGTTAAACAGCAAAAGCAAATTGGCTCTTTACTTTcaaatcaatatttgtataattaTATAGCTGAATGGAATTGCAGGCTTAGATGACTGTAATATTAATCTACATCTACTGGAGCATATTATAATAGTTACATTTGAATTTACTGTTTAACATCTCTCTGGCACAGCAATGCATGACTGTAAAGgaggcagtttttgttttatagctGTAACTGTCCTGGTGTGTGACAGCTGCCCCAAAGGTATCCCCCTTTGATTGCCTTCTGTTCAGGAGTTCCAGTGGTGGTGTTACATCTGGAGCCAGGTGACTAATGAGTTACTTATTCCATAGCAGATGCCACTGGCTAAGCCAAAGTAAGTGGCCTATTGAAACAGGAATTGCTCCCCACAAAGCTCTCATCTAGTGATGAACGTTTATCCAGGTTCTGCTCTTGGTTGTTTTCAACTGGAGGATTTGCCCATAGGGTAGCTGGTCCCTTAATTATGTATTTGCAGTAAAACTAACTAGAGGACTCATTTATGAGAGTGTTTATACTCTGGTGCTTGAATTATTAAAGTTTCCCCCCTTTCTTTAGAATTCATCCAGTTGGCAAAGGACTTTGAAGATTTCCGTAAAAAGTGGCAGAGAACAGACCATGAGCTGGGGAAATACAAAGATCTTTTGATGAAAGCAGAGACTGAGCGGAGTGCTCTGGATGTTAAGCTGAAGCATGCACGCAATCAGGTGGATGTGGAGATGAAACGGAGACAACGAGCTGAGGCTAACTGTGAAAAGCTGGTGTGTACTGTTTTTCTGTGCTACAAAAGGGGGAGCGTCATCTGATTATATTTCCACTTCCAGATATACCCAGTTTCTTATTCCACATTAAAGAACTAAAAGCAACTGGTCCATTGACAACTTGTCTGTGATTGAAGGTGAAACTGCAGCCTAGGAATCGTGTTATCCATAGGTTggaatttaaatgttttcctcCTTTAGAGTTGACACTGCTACTTAATAGACAGGTTTTAAATGATagaatttaaagaattaaaattggggaggggcagggaaatCCTAGCATACTTGATCTGTCACAAGATAACTGACTATCTCTCATGCTGCCCAGATTATCCTTGTCCTTATATCAATAGCTAGTACTTTGTCATTGATACGTGTAAGACAACTCTAAGTCTTTCCTTCACCACTGCTCCTAATTCAGAATAAAGGGGGCTAGGTAGCCGGGCGTGGTGGCgcgcgcctgtagtcccagctactcgggaggctgaggcaggaggatcgcttgagcccaggagttctgggctgtagtgtgctatgccgatcgggtgtccgcactaagttcggcatcaatatggtgacctcccgggagcgggggaccaccaggttgcctaaggaggggtgaaccggcccaggtcggaAAAGGGGGCTAGGTATAGTCAACAAGTTGAGCAGTGTGGCTaacagaatattttcatttttatgtaccaagGTGGGTCATGGTACAAAGAAAAGCCTTTACTAAGAGGCACTAAtccatctttttttgtgtgtgtgtgtgtgtgcgtgtttttctgaagctggaaacggggagagacagtcagacagactcccgcatgcgcccgaccgggatccacccggcacgcctaccaggggcaacgctctgcccaccagggggcgatgctctgcccctccagggcgtcactctgccgcgaccatagccactctagcgcctggggcagaggccaaggagccatccccagcgcccaggccatcttggctccaatggagccttggctgcgagaggggaagagagagacagagaggaagggggggggggtggagaagcaaatgggcgcttctcctgtgtgccctggccgggaatcgaacccgggtcccccgcacgccaggccgacgctctaccgctgagccaaccggccagggccaaatccatCTTGGTACAGTGTTAGATGCCTCAGTAAGCTCAAATTGTCTGGTTCAAGTGTGTCACTCACAGCTTTGTAtccattttaatacattttgctCCACCATTTAGAAAGGTGGGTGGCTGCTTTGATCTGTAGAAGACATTAAGAAttgtccttggccctggctggttggctcagcggtagagcgtcggcctggcatgcgggggacccgggtttgaatcccggccagggcacataggagaagcgcccatttgcttcttcacccccccccccccccctctctgtctctctcttcccctcctgcagccaaggctccattggagcaaggatggcccgggcgctggggatggctccttggcctctgccccaggcgctagagtggctctggtcgcggcagagcgacgccccggaggggcagagcatcgccccctggtgggcagagcatcgcccctggtgggcgtgccgggtggatcccggtcgggcgcatgcgggagtctgtctgactgtctctccccgtttccagcttcagaaaaaaaaaaaaagaattgttctgatagcctgacctgtggtggcgcagtggataaagcgtcgacctggaaatgctgaggtcgccggttcgaaaccctgggcttgcctggtcaaggcacatatgggagttgatgcttccagctcctcctccccttctctctctctgtctctctcctctctctctctgtctctccatcctctctaaaaatgaatgactgaataaataaataaataaataaataaagaattgtcCTGACAAAATGACACTAAAGTGTTTTTGCTATGCAAGATCTATTTTGGGACTCTTGTTTTGCAATACTCCATCCTCTTGGATTAGCAGTTTGATCCAAAAATCTTGTTACAAAAAACCCAGTATTCTAGATGGAGTTCATTTTACCAATCAGAAATTAGAGACACAGTCTGGGCTTGACATGAATTAATATGCTATTGGTGTAGCAGCCTTCTTGAAGGCTCATTTGCATAATGCTGTATTTTAATGTCTTCTGGTCTACCCATCCCATAAATTTGAGGTGAAGCTTTCTTCCCTGGTTAGTTAGGATGTTTTACTCTGCTTTGGTCTGTAGGAAAGGCAGATTCAGCTGATCCGAGAGATGCTTATGTGGGACACATCTGGCAGCATTCAACTAAGCGAGGAGCAAAAATCAGCTCTGGCTTTTCTCAACAGAGGCCAACCATCCGTGGGCAATACTGGGAACAAAAGGTGGGGGAACTACATGTGTTGTTATCTGATCATAGGCACAGCTGTCAGAAGTTCTTGTTATCTGAACTCTTAAACTGCTTCTGGAGTGTATGCTGAATAAAGCAGAAAAGACTGATGGAAGGGTGGGTAGGAAATAAAGGCACAGGGGCctccctattttattttattattatttttaaatttttttccttagaatatTGTTTCACCGTGGGTAAAATTTTGATACTGGTGCCGAATTGCACATCAATAACTAATCCTGCATATTGCTAAGAAACCTGAAGGTAAAAGTGGCAGTTCAGCAGTACTTTCAGTGTTTACTCTCCAGAGAGCTCTTGTTGTTCTCTGGTTTAGAAAGGCCTATGAGCCAAGGCCACACAATAATTTTGATCCACTGCATCCCTCTTTAAAATAGTTTCAACCAGGCTTTGAAATGAACACCCCCACTACAATATTTAAGGGAAGGTCAGCACTCTtagagatatttattttgtggctTAGTTGTTTTATGAGGAATCTTTATAACTAAGAAGATATACGGGCTTAATTTCTTAAAAAGCTAATGTGGGGTAATACTCTTTTGTAGGAATTAAACTTCACTCTGATGCCTTGTGACTTTTTAGTAGCCTATAGTACAAACTCAGTAGGGAATAGAACCTATATACCCTTGACTAATTTTCAGCTGTGGTTTATAAGGCTTTTGCTGAAAAAGCAACTGTGCTGCATGTGGACTCAGGCATGCACACATACTCcttcatgaaaccataaaagggTCTGAGGTTGGTGTTATCTTCACAGGAAAGGCATTGCTGTGAAATTGCTGACATTATCTGACCTGTTAGGTAACTTGATCTGGGTGTTGGTGAATCTTATTTTACATAGTCTTCAGTGTCTAACTTTGTATTGTTTCACTCATCTAGATTGTCAACCATTGATGAATCTGGTTCCAATTTATCAGATATCAGCTTTGACAAGACTGATGAATCACTGGTAATGAACATTTGATCTCTGAGAATTATTTATATTCCTGCTCCTTCAGGAATATCTCTGCTCCCCTTCTGAAGTACCTTTATTACTGTGTAATTGATTGATGTGTTGTAGATACTGAGCtggcaatttaaaatataaatccacACAAACTATAAGAGACTAgcttatatattttcttagtttctgaAAGTGAGAATATAGAATTCAGGATTTGACATGAGGTTAAATTTGTTTAATGGATTTGTGAACTTCATGTACTAATTGATTATATCTTGATGTATTAAAGCCCCAgctagcaataaaaaaaaattagcaaaattcTGTTCAGGGAGggcttattttttgttcttgaagAAAATAGCCTTGTGCATTATTTCTGAATTAGGTTCTTGAGGTAGAGGACTGATGAAAGTTTCCAGGTACTATGTAAAAAtggttttcagccctggccgattggctcagtggtagagcgtcggcctggcgtgcagaagtcccgggttcgattcccggccagggctcacaggagaagcgcccatctgcttctccacccctccccctctccttcctctctgtctttcttcccctcatgcagccgaggctccattggagcaaagatggcccgggtgctggggatggctctttggcctctgccccaggcgctggagtggctctggtcgcaacagagcaacgccccagaggggcagagcatcgccccctggtgggcagagcctcgcccctggtgggcgtgccgggtggatactggtccggcacatacgggagtctgtctgactgtctctccccgtttccagcttcagaaaaatacaaaaaaaaaaaaaaatggttttcaacctttttacacttggggacccatgaaaatagaattattttggggactggtAAGACAGAaatcctgagcataagcaaattcaaccaagatcattgagtctataatcttcatacaacatcagagtagttaattcttttgtggaccagcacaaaatttctggtggaccagtggttgaaaaccactgccatgTAATGCTTTGATCAATAATGGTTAGTGTGTCTATACTTTTTGTTACCTTGCTTTTGTGGGGCAATACCCTTCTCTTATGGTGATGTCTCTGAGTGAAAGGTCATTTCAATCTTGATGTTCAGGTGACTGGTAGTTTATTGGTTTTGATGTTGCTAGCTGAAAGCTTGCAAACAAAACAGTAAGTCAAGAGGTTATTGAAAATTGGTTTTCTGATGATAGCAAAAGTGACAGCTACCTGTTACATGGGCTAGGAGTTTTCTGTCCAAATTCAGTGTTTGACTAGGGAaataattgccattttatagatataaatatttgaTATTACTTTTTGAAATAAGGAATAATATAGAATAGGTCTGGGatatataataaaactaaaacatgCTATTAGCTGATTTTGGAGCTAGATCTAGCTGTTATATCTGTTGTAACTGAAGCTGAATCAGACAACCAGTAGCTAAATTATTTGATCATTATTTGGAGAGGTTAAATTATTTAGCTAAGCTACAATTTGCTATATACAACTGCTTCTGGATTTAGTGTTTTCAGAGATTATCAGTAAGGAAGTCACAGGTAActacattctaaaaataaatgcaaatggttAGAATAAGTGAAGAGAAGCCAGACCACAGTAAAAGACAAATAATTCTTCAGTGATGAATGTCTTTTAGGGCCTGAGGAAGAGAGTTGATTAAAGGAAGTAAAACCTAAACTAGAACTTTTTAAGCGCCTGTATTGTGCAGAACATCTGATTAGACAGTAGCAATCCCTTAAGAGCAAGAATCACATCTAACACGATCAGTATAGTGCCTAACATTTTGTGAGTTCTAAaactaattacaaaaataataagaaataaaggaCCAGGCACTGGAGATAATCACGACAGAAGTTGATGCTTTAACCTTTTCTTGCCTCTGTGGTATTGATTCCTGATTCTATTATAATAGCTTCaattttggaaagaaaacatATTAACTTACTCCAGCTCTATAGCCACAACACTTGAGAatccccccatcccctctcctgtAAGTTAGGGAGTCTGACTCAAGAAGCCTTTAAAGTTCTCTGTAAATTTGTTTGCATAAGGTTTAAGGGAGGCCTaaccaaagaaagaaattaatacaaTGTAATTGTCAACAGGATTGGGATTCTTCTTTGGTAAAGACTTTCAAattgaagaagagagaaaagagggtatgtatttttttgttttactttttttacatttttatttattgattttagcgagagaggaagggagaatgagagagaaacagggacattGATTCGTTTCTGTATattctctgaccagggatcaaacctacaacctctgagcttcaggacaatgctctaaccaaccaagctatccggcctgggcaatgttttttttgttttaaataaaataaaacattatgacagtgacataacctgaattttggtgtaattcaaaacacaccctagcctaagtcacttacctattctaacacagttgtaaaatcataatctagatcagtggtccccaaaccccgggctgcggaccagtaccggtccatgggccatttggtaccggtccgcagagaaagaataaataacatgaaacgttgtcagaataacatttaaattcagcctgaataatgaggacatgctcgttcctcctttaacttagcccagtaaatatcgtaagttcgacaattatatttaaaaataccacaatttttacgccggtcacataattttattttgtgcatttatccgtcccaccctaaaggccggtctgtgaaaatatattctgacattaaactagtctgtggcccaaaaaaggttggggaccactggtctagaccataaaaacacaactaagccacacaaaaagaatactgggccctggccggttggctcagtggtagagcgtcagcctggcgtgcaaggggtcccgggttcgattcctggccagggcacacaggagaagcgcccatctgcttctccacccctccccctctccttcctctctgtctctctcttccccttccgcagcaaggctccattgaagcaaggatggcccgggtgctggggatggctccttggcctctgccccaggcgctagagtggctctggttgcctgggcgtggcagagcaacgccggagggacagagcattgccccctggtgggcgtgccaggtggatcctggtcgggcgcatgcaggagtctgtctgactgtctctcccagtttccagcttcggaaaaaaaaaaaaatactgtatattctTCCACTGCGCTCAACCAGACTAGTTTGctcatgtagtccataagtacgacactaatggcgtaatggtagagtgtcatcacatctcaattttttttaagtttttaatgggagtgagtgtcgtaaactcaaaatgtcatatattgTGACTGTCGTAACCAGACTACATTCCTGACATGTTGCTCTAGTCATTGTTAAACACGTTCCAAATGAATCTGTGCTGGGGGTAGTATTCGTGTTCTTTGAGGTAGTAACTCAGGACAGAATTCTGTCCCATTTTACTATTTGGGGTTACTCTTACTTCATTCATCATGTGGAAAGGATATACTTAGGTTTGTTTTGAGTTGTCATATAAATTTTTATGCAGGACTTTTGTGCTCTAATATAAGCTTCAGATGAAATGTGTATAAAATGGGATATACAGAGATCTGTGTGTGCTTGTTTAGGGTACTTAATATGTATCCAAAGACTTCATGTCCTTAGATAGGATTACAGCTCTACTTTTTCTGGTCCtgtcattttaatttctctgaagctTGCTTGTTTCTTCAAGGGCATTGAAGGCATTTTTGTGTtggtacaatttttattttatttattttttacaggacagagagagagatagatagggacagacagacaggaatggagagagatgagaagcatcaatcatcagttttttgttgcgacaccttagttgttcattgattgctttctcatatgtgccttgaccatgggccttcagcagatcgagtaaccccttgctcaagccagcgaccttgggtccaagttggtgagctttgttcaaaccggatgagcctgtgctcaaactggtgacctcggggtctcgaacctgggtcctccgcatcccagtccgatgctctatccactgtgccactgcctggtcaggctgtgttggTACAATTTAAGCTTCATGTGGAAATAGGCAGTGGGAGAGAGTATGTACATTGTTATTTACTGTAGCCTTGGAACCTAGGACTTGCTGCATTCAAGTTGTCTAGTGGAAAAAGTTTATCTTCAGTGCTTCAGATCTGCTTGGCACTAAAGATATTGATGTTTGCCCCTTCTCTAGCGCTCTAGTAGCCGACAGTTCACTGATGGTCCCCCCGGACCTATAAAGAAAACTCGATCCATTGGCTCTACTGCAGACCAGGTAAGAATAGTCAGGCCAAGGGAATTATGGTTTTGAACACATCAAAGATTAGTGGCACCAAGCATTATAAATTCTGAGTCAacattgcagtgttattttgagagagatgttgGTGAGAGTTTTTTATTTCATAGAATCTTTATCATCCAGACAAATGGAATTAGTATGATTAAGTAAACAACTGTAAGTTTTATGCTTAATTCTTAGTTGTTTGTATATATACCCCTGTGATCTAAATTTCTGTTCTTAAGCATGAGATTATGAGTTACTAGTGATTTGGGCTGGGGCGTTAAGTCCTGACGAAGATGCAGGAATTTTTCAAGCACTCCAAAATCCTGTATTAGAGGGGAAATTAGATTCAAATTGTTGTCCTTCCCTCATTACAACTTTTGTTTCAGGGGAATGAATCCATAGTTGCAAAAACGACAGTGACTGTTCCCAATGATGGTGGGCCCATTGAGGCTACATCCACTATTGAAACTGTACCGTATTGGACAAGAAACCAAAGGAAAACAGGTCTGCTGGGTTTGAGGCTGTTTTGCCTATGTAAACAATTGGTAAAATTTGGGAGAATTGGTTTCTTAGAACCCTCCTGAGGCAGGGGTTGGATGTATTGGGTAGTTTCTTATTGCTGCTTAATGAGGTCCAAAGCACTGTGTCAAGCTGTACCTTAGATTGCTAGCCTGGCCTATGCCACTAGTGTATAACATATTATTttagatacattttattttttttgcgtGTTATATTCACTTCTGGTTATGGTTACAGATTGTTGGTTATCtccaattatattaaaattagggttaaaatttagaaggaaaaaaatacttaggactGAAGGTTAAAATTGCTTGTTTTCTAGGTACTTTACAGCCTTGGAACAGTGACTCCACCTTGGTCAGCAGGCAGCTGGAGccaagaacagaaacagactattCCGGCACTCCGCAGAGTAATGGGGGGATGCGTCTGCATGACTTTGTCTCTAAGACGGTAAATCTGCCATTGCTCCTTCTTTTGGgcacctttaattttttaattgtgaaaGTACTATAGACCaggaagaaatttaaatatgttaGCATTATAAAGTTAAATGTCAaaattccttcctccttccaaccCTATTCTCCATGGGTCACTACTGAATTACAAAAGGTGCTCATCTTTCCATTTTGTGAGTAGATTAAATTCAAAGAAAGCAACTTTTCAGAAGCAGTTTGTGCTTTTGagtgataattttttgttttactttcaaaTAATAGCACATTTTAACTTTGTTTCATTTGATTTCCTCATAAAAATGCAAGCAAATTGGTAAGTCTCCTAGGAGATAACTAACTTGTTTGAGCCACATGACAGTAAGTGGCACAGTTAACATGGAGGTTTTCTGTCTCCTTGTAAACAAGTTGTTTCCACTGCTCTACACTGTTCCCTTCCAGCTGGATGACTTAATGCAAGTTACTTATCCTCTATTTGCTTGTttccttaaacaaaacaaaacttatatTATAGGATTATTGTGAGAATTACACAAACAGATATGTGTTAAAAGGATTAGAAAGTTATTTAGTACACGCTAAGAGTTTAATGTTGGTTAATGGTGTTTTCTAATTCATAGCACTCTGTTTCTTCTGCCTCGTTTCATCCTCAGGTTATTAAACCCGAATCTTGTGTTCCATGTGGAAAGCGGATAAAATTTGGCAAGCTGTCTCTGAAGTGTCGAGATTGTCGTGTGGTCTCTCATCCGGAATGTAGGGACCGTTGTCCCCTTCCTTGCATTCCTACCCTAATGGGAACACCTGTTAAAATTGGAGAGGTATGACCTA from Saccopteryx leptura isolate mSacLep1 chromosome 2, mSacLep1_pri_phased_curated, whole genome shotgun sequence carries:
- the RACGAP1 gene encoding rac GTPase-activating protein 1, whose translation is MDTTMLNLRNLFEQLVRRVEILSEGNELQFIQLAKDFEDFRKKWQRTDHELGKYKDLLMKAETERSALDVKLKHARNQVDVEMKRRQRAEANCEKLERQIQLIREMLMWDTSGSIQLSEEQKSALAFLNRGQPSVGNTGNKRLSTIDESGSNLSDISFDKTDESLDWDSSLVKTFKLKKREKRRSSSRQFTDGPPGPIKKTRSIGSTADQGNESIVAKTTVTVPNDGGPIEATSTIETVPYWTRNQRKTGTLQPWNSDSTLVSRQLEPRTETDYSGTPQSNGGMRLHDFVSKTVIKPESCVPCGKRIKFGKLSLKCRDCRVVSHPECRDRCPLPCIPTLMGTPVKIGEGMLADYVSQTSPMIPSIIVHCVNEIEQRGLTETGLYRVSGCDRTVKELKEKFLRVKTVPLLSKVDDIHAVCSLLKDFLRNLKEPLLTFRLNKTFMEAAEITDEDNSIAAMYQAVGELPQANRDTLAFLMIHLQRVAQSPNTKMDVANLAKVFGPTIVAHAVPNPDPMTMLQDIKRQPKVVERLLSLPLEYWSQFMMVEQENIDPMHVIENSNAFSTPQTPDIKVSLLGPVTTPEHQLLKTPSSSSLSQRVRSTLTRNTPRFGSKSKSATNLGRQGNFFASPMLK